One genomic segment of Diceros bicornis minor isolate mBicDic1 chromosome 25, mDicBic1.mat.cur, whole genome shotgun sequence includes these proteins:
- the TCF20 gene encoding transcription factor 20 isoform X5, whose product MLEGCWPAAVLLNSMQSFREQSSYHGNQQSYPQEVHSSSRLEEFSPRQAQMFQNFGGAGGGSGGSGGSSGAGRRGTAAAAAAMASETSGHQGYQGFRKEAGDFYYMAGNKDPVATGTPQPPQRRPSGPVQSYGPPQGSSFGNQYGSEGHVGQFQAQHSALGSVSHYQQDYTGPFSPGSAQYQQQASSQQQQQQVQQLRQQLYQSHQPLPQATGQPASSSSHLQPMQRSSTLPSSATGYQLRVGQFGQHYQSSAASSSSSSFPSPQRFSQSGQSYDGSYSVNAGSQYEGHNVGSNAQAYGTQSNYSYQPQSMKNFEQAKIPQGTQQGQQQQQQQQQQQQQQQQQQQQQQQQHPPQHVMQYTNAATKLSLQSQVGQYSQPEVPVRSPMQFHQNFSPISNPSPAASVVQSPSCSSTPSPLMQSGENLQCGQGSVPLGSRNRILQLMPQLSPTPSMMPSPNSHAAGFKGFGLEGVPEKRLTDPGLSSLSALSTQVANLPNTVQHMLLSDALTPQKKTSKRPSSSSKKADSCTNSEGSSQPEEQLKSPMAESLDGGCSSSSEDQGERVRQLSGQSTSSDTTYKGGASEKAGSSPAQGAQNEAPRLSASPATREEAASPGAKDTPLSSEGNPKVNEKTVGVIVSREAMTSRVEKPGGQDKGSQEDDPAATQRPPSTGGAKETSHTSVPQPEPPGVGSKGNKNGDNSNHNGEGNGQSGHSVAGPGFIGRTEPSKSPGSLRYSYKDSFGSAVPRNVSGFPQYPTGQDKGDFTGHGERKGRNEKFPSLLQEVLQGYHHHPDRRYSRSAQEHQGMAGGLEGATRPNVLVSQTNELASRGLLNKSIGSLLENPHWGPWERKSSSTAPEMKQINLADYPIPRKFEIEPQSSAHEPGGSLSERRSVICDISPLRQIVRDPGTHSLGHMGADTRLGRNERLNPTLSQSVILPGGLVSMETKLKSQSGQIKEEDFEQSKSQASFNSKKSGDHCHPASIKHESYRGNASPGAAAHDSISDYGPQDSRPTPMRRVPGRVGGREGMRGRSPSQYHDFSEKLKMSPGRSRGPGGDPHHMNPHMTFSERANRSSLHAPFSPNSESLASAYHTNTRAHAYGDPSAGLNSQLHYKRQMYQQQQEEYKDWSSSSAQGVIAAAQHRQEGPRKSPRQQQFLDRVRSPLKNDKDGMMYGPPMGTYHDPSGQEGGRCLMSSDGLSNKGVELKHGSQKLQQESCWDLSRQTSPAKSSVPPGMSNQKRYGPPLETDGHGLAESTQSSKPSNVMLRLPGQEDHSSQNPLIMRRRVRSFISPIPSKRQSQDVKNSNTEDKGRLLHPSKEGADKAFNSYAHLSHSQDIKSIPKRESSRDLPGPDSRTCPAVTLTSPAKTKILPPRKGRGLKLEAIVQKITSPNIRRSASSNSAEAGGDTVTLDDILSLKSGPPEGGGGAVQDAEMEKRKGEVVSDLVCPTNQELNVEKPLARSSEEWRGSGDNKVKTETHPDAVTGGKESSGVMTSAASQKPGSNQGRPDGSLGGATPLIFPDSKNVPPAGIVAPEAKANPKAEEKENDTVTISPKQEGFPPKGYFPSGKKKGRPIGSVNKQKKQQQPPPPPPQPPQIPEGSADGEPKPKKQRQRRERRKPGAQPRKRKTKQAVPIVEPQEPEIKLKYATQPLDKTDAKNKSFFPYIHVVNKCELGAVCTIINAEEEEQTKLVRGRKGQRSLTPPPSSTESKALPASSFMLQGPVVTESSVMGHLVCCLCGKWASYRNMGDLFGPFYPQDYAATLPKNPPPRRATEVQSKVKVRHKSTSNGSKTDTEEEEEQQQQKEQRSLASHPRFKRRHRSEDCGGGPRSLSRGLPCKKATTEGSEKTVLDSKPSVPTTSEGGPELELQIPELPLDSNEFWVHEGCILWANGIYLVCGRLYGLQEALEIAREMPGPSFNGVHHLLVVPEKGRMGGKYTEILYF is encoded by the exons GAGGGCTGTTGGCCTGCTGCTGTGCTGCTGAACAGTATGCAGTCCTTTCGGGAGCAAAGCAGTTACCACGGAAACCAGCAGAGCTACCCACAGGAGGTACACAGCTCATCCCGGTTAGAAGAGTTCAGCCCTCGCCAGGCCCAGATGTTCCAGAATTTTGGGGGTGCAGGTGGTGGTAGTGGCGgcagtggtggcagcagtggtGCTGGACGACGAGGAACAGCAGCTGCTGCAGCAGCAATGGCTAGCGAAACCTCTGGCCATCAGGGCTACCAGGGTTTTAGGAAAGAAGCTGGAGACTTCTACTACATGGCAGGCAACAAAGACCCCGTGGCGACAGGAACCCCGCAGCCTCCTCAGCGAAGGCCTTCTGGGCCTGTGCAGAGCTATGGACCCCCCCAGGGGAGCAGCTTTGGCAATCAGTATGGGAGTGAGGGTCATGTGGGCCAGTTTCAAGCACAGCACTCTGCCCTTGGTAGTGTGTCTCATTATCAGCAGGATTACACAGGGCCTTTCTCTCCAGGGAGTGCTCAGTACCAACAgcaggcctccagccaacagcagcagcagcaagtacAGCAGTTGAGACAGCAGCTTTACCAGTCCCATCAGCCTCTGCCACAAGCCACTGGCCAGCCAGCGTCTAGCTCTTCCCATCTGCAGCCAATGCAGCGGTCCTCAACCCTGCCGTCCTCGGCTACTGGTTACCAGTTAAGAGTGGGTCAGTTTGGCCAACACTACCAGTCTTCTgccgcctcctcttcctcctcctccttcccttcaccACAACGTTTCAGCCAATCTGGGCAGAGCTATGACGGCAGTTACAGTGTGAATGCTGGATCCCAGTATGAAGGACATAATGTGGGTTCTAATGCACAGGCTTATGGAACACAATCAAATTACAGCTATCAGCCTCAATCTATGAAAAATTTTGAACAAGCGAAGATTCCACAAGGGACccagcaggggcagcagcagcaacagcagcagcagcaacaacagcaacagcagcagcagcagcagcagcagcagcagcagcagcacccccCTCAGCATGTGATGCAGTACACCAACGCTGCCACCAAGCTGTCCCTGCAGAGCCAGGTGGGGCAGTACAGCCAGCCCGAGGTTCCTGTGAGGTCTCCCATGCAGTTTCACCAGAACTTCAGCCCCATTTCCAACCCTTCCCCAGCTGCCTCTGTGGTTCAGTCTCCAAGCTGTAGTTCTACCCCATCTCCTCTTATGCAGAGTGGGGAGAATCTCCAGTGTGGGCAAGGCAGTGTGCCCCTgggttccagaaacagaattttacaGTTAATGCCGCAGCTCAGCCCAACCCCGTCAATGATGCCCAGTCCTAATTCTCATGCTGCAGGCTTCAAAGGGTTTGGACTAGAAGGAGTGCCAGAAAAGCGACTGACGGATCCTGGGTTGAGTAGTCTGAGCGCCCTGAGTACTCAAGTGGCCAATCTTCCTAATACTGTCCAGCACATGCTACTTTCTGATGCCCTGACACCTCAGAAGAAGACCTCCAAGAGACCCTCCTCATCCTCTAAGAAAGCAGACAGCTGCACAAACTCCGAAGGCTCCTCGCAGCCTGAAGAACAGCTGAAGTCCCCCATGGCAGAGTCACTGGATGGAGGCTGCTCCAGCAGTTCTGAGGATCAAGGCGAGAGAGTGAGGCAGCTAAGTGGCCAGAGCACCAGCTCTGACACTACCTACAAGGGTGGAGCCTCAGAGAAAGCTGGCTCCTCACCAGCACAAGGCGCTCAGAACGAAGCCCCCAGACTCAGTGCCAGTCCTGCAACCAGAGAAGAAGCTGCCTCGCCAGGTGCTAAGGACACGCCGTTGTCTTCCGAGGGCAACCCAAAAGTCAACGAGAAGACAGTTGGGGTGATCGTCTCCCGGGAAGCCATGACAAGTCGAGTAGAAAAGCCTGGTGGACAAGATAAAGGCTCCCAGGAGGATGATCCTGCAGCCACTCAGAGGCCACCCAGCACTGGCGGGGCAAAGGAAACCAGTCACACGTCAGTTCCCCAGCCAGAGCCTCCGGGAGTAGGGAGCAAAGGAAACAAGAATGGAGACAACTCCAACCACAATGGAGAGGGCAATGGCCAGAGCGGGCACTCTGTGGCAGGCCCTGGTTTTATAGGCAGAACTGAGCCTAGCAAATCTCCTGGAAGCCTGCGCTATAGTTACAAAGATAGTTTCGGGTCAGCCGTGCCAAGAAATGTCAGTGGCTTTCCTCAGTATCCTACGGGACAAGATAAAGGGGATTTCACTGGCCATGGGGAGCGAAAGGGTAGAAATGAGAAGTtccccagcctcctgcaggaaGTGCTCCAGGGTTACCACCACCACCCTGACAGGAGATATTCTAGGAGTGCTCAGGAGCATCAGGGCATGGCGGGGGGCCTAGAAGGAGCCACGAGACCTAATGTCTTAGTCAGTCAGACCAATGAATTAGCTAGCAGGGGCCTTTTGAACAAAAGCATTGGGTCCCTATTAGAGAACCCCCATTGGGGCCCGTGGGAAAGGAAATCAAGCAGCACGGCTCCTGAAATGAAACAGATCAATTTGGCTGACTATCCAATTCCCAGAAAGTTTGAAATAGAGCCGCAGTCATCAGCCCATGAGCCCGGGGGTTCCCTCTCTGAAAGAAGATCAGTGATCTGTGATATTTCTCCACTAAGACAGATTGTCAGGGACCCGGGGACTCACTCACTGGGACACATGGGCGCTGACACCAGACTTGGGAGGAATGAACGTCTCAATCCAACTTTAAGTCAGTCGGTCATTCTTCCAGGTGGGCTGGTGTCCATGGAAACAAAGCTGAAATCCCAGAGTGGGCAGATAAAAGAGGAAGACTTTGAACAATCCAAATCCCAAGCTAGTTTCAACAGCAAGAAATCTGGAGACCACTGCCATCCTGCTAGCATCAAGCATGAGTCTTACCGAGGCAACGCCAGCCCTGGAGCGGCAGCCCATGATTCCATCTCAGACTATGGCCCACAAGACAGCAGACCCACGCCAATGCGGCGGGTCCCCGGCAGAGTTGGTGGTCGGGAGGGCATGAGGGGTCGGTCCCCTTCTCAGTATCATGACTTTTCAGAAAAACTGAAGATGTCTCCTGGGAGGAGCAGAGGCCCAGGCGGAGACCCTCATCACATGAACCCACACATGACCTTTTCAGAGAGGGCCAACAGGAGTTCTTTACACGCTCCCTTTTCTCCCAACTCAGAGAGCCTGGCCTCTGCTTATCACACAAACACCCGGGCTCATGCTTATGGGGACCCCAGTGCAGGTTTGAATTCTCAGCTCCACTATAAGAGGCAGATGTACCAACAGCAACAAGAGGAATATAAAGACTGGAGCAGCAGCTCTGCTCAGGGAGTAATCGCTGCAGCACAGCACAGGCAGGAGGGACCGAGGAAGAGCCCAAGGCAGCAACAGTTTCTTGACAGAGTACGGAGCCCTCTGAAAAATGACAAAGATGGTATGATGTATGGCCCACCAATGGGGACTTACCATGACCCCAGCGGTCAGGAGGGTGGGCGCTGCCTCATGTCCAGCGATGGTCTGTCTAACAAAGGCGTTGAATTGAAGCATGGCTCCCAGAAGTTACAGCAAGAATCTTGTTGGGATCTTTCTCGGCAGACTTCTCCAGCCAAAAGCAGTGTTCCTCCAGGAATGTCCAATCAAAAAAGGTACGGACCACCGCTTGAGACCGATGGACATGGACTAGCTGAGTCTACACAGTCATCCAAACCTAGTAATGTTATGCTAAGGCTTCCAGGTCAAGAGGATCATTCTTCTCAAAACCCCTTAATCATGAGAAGGCGTGTCCGTTCTTttatctctcccattcccagtaAGAGACAGTCACAAGATGTGAAGAACAGTAACACTGAAGATAAAGGGCGCCTCCTTCACCCATCAAAAGAAGGTGCTGATAAAGCGTTCAATTCCTACGCCCATCTTTCTCACAGTCAGGATATCAAGTCTATCCCTAAGAGAGAGTCCTCCAGGGACCTTCCGGGTCCAGACAGTAGGACCTGCCCTGCTGTTACCCTCACAAGTCCTGCTAAGACCAAAATATTGCCCCCACGGAAAGGGCGGGGTTTGAAATTGGAAGCTATAGTTCAGAAGATCACGTCCCCAAATATTAGGAGGAGTGCATCCTCAAACAGTGCAGAGGCTGGCGGAGACACAGTCACTCTCGATGACATACTGTCTTTGAAGAGTGGCCCTCCTGAAGGTGGGGGCGGTGCTGTTCAGGAtgctgagatggagaagagaaaaggTGAGGTGGTATCTGATCTAGTCTGTCCAACAAACCAGGAGCTGAATGTAGAGAAGCCTCTTGCAAGGTCTTCAGAGGAGTGGCGTGGCAGTGGGGACAACAAAGTGAAGACTGAGACACACCCAGATGCAGTCACTGGTGGAAAGGAATCCTCTGGTGTTATGACATCGGCAGCCTCACAGAAGCCTGGGAGTAACCAAGGGAGACCAGATGGCTCCCTGGGTGGGGCAACACCTTTAATCTTTCCTGACTCAAAGAATGTACCTCCAGCAGGCATCGTGGCCCCTGAGGCAAAGGCAAACCCCAAGGCTGAAGAGAAGGAGAACGATACAGTGACGATTTCCCCCAAACAAGAAGGTTTCCCCCCGAAGGGATATTTCCCATCAGGAAAGAAGAAGGGGAGACCCATTGGTAGTGTGaataagcaaaagaaacaacagcAGCCACCGCCTCCACCCCCTCAGCCCCCTCAGATACCAGAAGGTTCTGCAGATGGAGAGCCCAAGCCAAAAAAGCAGAggcaaaggagggagagaagaaagcctGGGGCACAGCCAAGGAAGAGAAAAACCAAACAAGCAGTTCCCATCGTAGAACCCCAAGAACCTGAGATCAAACTAAAGTATGCCACCCAGCCACTGGATAAAACTGATGCCAAGAACAAGTCTTTTTTCCCTTATATCCATGTAGTAAACAAGTGTGAACTTGGAGCCGTTTGTACAATCATCAATGCAGAAGAGGAAGAACAGACCAAATTAGTGAGAGGTCGGAAGGGCCAGAGGTCTCTGACCCCTCCGCCCAGCAGCACTGAAAGCAAGGCACTCCCTGCTTCGTCCTTTATGCTGCAGGGACCTGTGGTGACAGAGTCTTCTGTTATGGGGCACCTGGTTTGTTGTCTGTGTGGCAAGTGGGCCAGTTACCGGAACATGGGCGACCTCTTTGGACCCTTTTATCCCCAAGATTATGCAGCCACTCTCCCGAAGAATCCGCCCCCTAGGAGGGCCACGGAAGTGCAGAGCAAAGTTAAGGTACGGCACAAAAGCACTTCTAATGGCTCCAAGACGGacactgaggaggaggaagagcagcAGCAACAGAAGGAGCAGAGGAGCCTGGCCTCCCACCCCAGGTTCAAGCGACGCCACCGCTCGGAGGACTGTGGCGGAGGCCCCCGGTCCCTGTCCAGGGGGCTCCCTTGTAAAAAAGCGACCACCGAGGGCAGCGAAAAGACAGTTTTGGACTCCAAGCCCTCCGTGCCCACCACTTCAGAAGGCGGCCCCGAGCTGGAGTTACAAATTCCTGAACTACCTCTTGACAGCAATGAATTTTGGGTCCACGAGGGTTGTATTCTCTGGGCCAATGGAATCTACCTGGTCTGCGGCAGGCTCTATGGCCTGCAGGAAGCGCTGGAAATAGCCAGAGAGATG CCGGGACCCTCATTTAATGGAGTGCATCATCTTTTAGTGGTTCCTGAGAAAGGGCGCATGGGAGGTAAATACACTGAGATCTTGTATTTCTGA